CGGGCGGGTGGCCTCGGGGTCGAAGTCGTTGATGATATGCAACTCGATGAAATCGTTGTTGGGTTCGCAGCGCAATTCGATGAGCACTTCCTCGGTGCTGTTGTGCACTCCGTGTTTGATGGCGTTTTCGAGTAGCGGTTGCAGAATCAGGTTTGGAATCTGGGCGTCGAGGCAGGCAGGGGGTATGATGGCGTTGTATTTCAGGCGTTTGCCAAACCGGACCTTTTCGATGTCGAGGTAGCGTTCGGCATTCTCCAGTTCATTGCGGAGCAAGGTGGTTTCGTGCCGGTCGTGGCTGAGGGCGTAGCGCATGAAATCGGAAAGTTTGATGACCATCTCCTGTGCTTTGTCGGGGTCGGTCATGGTGAGCGAGCTGATCGAGTTGAGGCTGTTGAACAGAAAGTGAGGGTTGATCTGCGATTTAAGGGCATTGAGTTCGGCCTCGCGCACCAACCGGCTCAGCTCGGCTTCGGCTTTCATCTTGTGCTGCAGGTCTTCATAATACATCATTATATAATATAGGAGTACGAACACCAGGTAGTAAAAACTGCCAATGATACCCCTCCAGGGAAGCGAAGCCTGAAGGAAGTCGAGGTATTCGGTATTGTTGTTTTCAATGGTCTGCATGATGAAATAACCGCCTCCCAGCCATATGGTCACCGACAGGATAGCCACCAGGGCATGATTTACCACCAGGTCGAAGAGCTCTGTCTTTTCTTTCAGGTTGAAGCGCAACACATACCAGAGCACAAATCCGATAATGGCCATCATCAGGTTGAATACCAGCGCATCGGTCAGGCTGGCCAGCACATCCAGGTCCTGATAATAGTTGAGCACCACAGTTTGCACCGCCACGACAAAAAACAGCACCATCAGGTAGGCCATCAGGTAGCTGCGGTTTTTTACGATGGGGTTGAGCATGGTTTTGGGCTTTGTGTGTGGGTTTGGGGTTCAGCAGCTTGCCACTGCCTTTTTAATTGCGATCAGTAGCTTTTGATTTCGATGCCACCAAAAATCACTACACCTTTGATTACCAAAGTCTTATCCGGATTGAAGGCTGCCGGCATAATGCGTTTGTCGCTCACTCCGCCAAAAATGGATACGGCTTCGGTTTTAACCTGCCAGTCGTCGGGTACAATCAGGTTTGAACCTCCAAAGATGACCACCGCATCGATGACACATCCTTGTGGAGCCGGGGTGGCTTTGATCAGGTTGATATCCGAGCCGCCGAAGATATTGGTCAGTTTTCCGCCACGGAAGTTTTCCGAGATAAAGCGCATATCGCCACCGCCGAAAACGGCTGTCTCGTTAAAGAATTCCTGATCGCTCTCGCCCTGATGAAAGTTGGACCGGAAGTATTCTCCGGCTTCTTCCATTTTCTTGTTCAGTTTGCGGTCGTTGCGTGTGAGGATGACCAGGCCGATGCCGATAAGGACGGATGGCCAGAGGATATCGCGCAGGCGCAGGCGATAGTCGAAAAGCTCCGGAAGCCAGAAGATTACGCCCAGCCCGATGAGCACCCAGCCGGTGGTTTGGTTGCCTTTGCCGGTCAGGGTGATGAGCCCGATAAAGATGAGCAGTGTCTTCCAGTTGATCAGGTAGTGGCTCAGGTTGACGTCGATCAAACCGAGCGTATCGAGCAGAAGCAGTGCGCCTCCGGCTATGAGCAGCAATCCGGCTACCATTCTTCTGTCTAAGGTGCTTGAATTTCCCGTTTGAGTTTTCATGCGATTAAGGGTTTTTAACATGTTGAATATGACGCAAAAGTAAGGCGGGGATGCGGCGGCCTCAAGGTTTTTTCGGCCAGCTGGAGAAAATGGTCGGCGAATGGCGACAAGGCAGGGGGGAATGCAGCCTGAAGCAAATTCTCAATGTTGTGTCTGTGCCCTGATGCGCTTAGATTCAGGGCGCATTCAGGTTTTAATACGACTGTTGCAGGAATGGAGACTCCCACGGGGATCTTCAGAAATCAATGTTGGGCTGCACAAGCAGCTGGCCTGTTTTGAGCTCAAATGCGGTGAGGTTTCCGTAGCCGGGCCGGTTGGTGATATACACCCCGTTGTCCAGGTCGATAAAGTGATATTTGCCCGAGCGAATAACGTGGTCCATAAACTCCAGGTCGATGGGGGTGTGGCCATGCACAACTTTTTTGTGGCGTATCTTTTCAGGCATCACTTTGAAGTCTTTGGTCCAAAGCATGGCAAAACGGTCGGTAAGCGGGTCGTCGATGCTGAAGTTGAGCCCTGCATGCACGATGATGTGTTTTTCCAGCTCGGCATAATACCTTAGTTTTCGCATCCATTCGATATATTCTTCGGGTATTTCGCCGGCAAACTCCACCCCGAAACTCTCCAGGGTTTGCGCTCCGCCGTGCATTTCCCAGATTTTTTGGGTCTTGGATTTGAATCTGAATCCAAGAAAACTCTTGGTGTTGCGGTCGCTTTCCCACGCCTTGATGCAGTAGTCTTCGTGGTTGCCGATGAGCAGTTTTAGGTTATATCCATCGGCCTCGAGCTTCATGAGGTAGTCCACAACCCCTTTGCTGTCGGGGCCGCGGTCGATATAGTCGCCCAAAAACCAGAGCTCATCGCCCGCACCAGGCCTGATCTGCTGCTCGATAAGCGCTTTGAGGGTTTTGCTGCAACCATGTATGTCGGGGATTACCCAGCTGCGTTGGTTCATGTCGGGCTGCGATAGACGCACCGAAGTTATCACTTTTTTTACAGCCGGTGATGAAACAAAAAAGGCAAAAGCCGACGCTTCTGCCTTTTTCATAAATTGAGGTGATCTGATTATTTTGCTTTGCCCTGGTTGGCCACAGCCTCCATGAGCTTTTTGATTTCTTCGGGGTCGCCCAGGAAGTAGTCCTTCAGCAGGTTCATCTCGTCGTCGAATTCGAAAACGTAGGGGATGGCGGTAGGGATATTGAAGGCGATGATT
This window of the Bacteroidota bacterium genome carries:
- a CDS encoding histidine kinase gives rise to the protein MLNPIVKNRSYLMAYLMVLFFVVAVQTVVLNYYQDLDVLASLTDALVFNLMMAIIGFVLWYVLRFNLKEKTELFDLVVNHALVAILSVTIWLGGGYFIMQTIENNNTEYLDFLQASLPWRGIIGSFYYLVFVLLYYIMMYYEDLQHKMKAEAELSRLVREAELNALKSQINPHFLFNSLNSISSLTMTDPDKAQEMVIKLSDFMRYALSHDRHETTLLRNELENAERYLDIEKVRFGKRLKYNAIIPPACLDAQIPNLILQPLLENAIKHGVHNSTEEVLIELRCEPNNDFIELHIINDFDPEATRPKGEGIGLRNIRQRLQLLYHRNDLLEIKLGKIEFEVILRIPRQRIG
- a CDS encoding serine/threonine protein phosphatase, whose translation is MKKAEASAFAFFVSSPAVKKVITSVRLSQPDMNQRSWVIPDIHGCSKTLKALIEQQIRPGAGDELWFLGDYIDRGPDSKGVVDYLMKLEADGYNLKLLIGNHEDYCIKAWESDRNTKSFLGFRFKSKTQKIWEMHGGAQTLESFGVEFAGEIPEEYIEWMRKLRYYAELEKHIIVHAGLNFSIDDPLTDRFAMLWTKDFKVMPEKIRHKKVVHGHTPIDLEFMDHVIRSGKYHFIDLDNGVYITNRPGYGNLTAFELKTGQLLVQPNIDF